Proteins encoded in a region of the Scyliorhinus torazame isolate Kashiwa2021f chromosome 1, sScyTor2.1, whole genome shotgun sequence genome:
- the tab2 gene encoding TGF-beta-activated kinase 1 and MAP3K7-binding protein 2 has product MAQGSQQIDIRVLHDLRQKFPEVPECVVSNCILQNGNNLDACCKFLSQESTKYLYGEGDLNFLDESSISGLHNHMSELNLDVQSQNVYQRWKEGSQLNGSRKLPHSVSDGALPTALTCYEPTQELQVTPTQLAAGLNMFGTMDMSRSPSSPQQLGLLQPLGSKGISSAAQQMPRFNPITVTLAPNLQTVHNTPTSLHIRGVPPPLLNSPQGNSIYIRPYVTSQSSTSRQMSQQPGWISGQHTSASQYGHNQQQQVFQTPQYSHQQQMEQVAGYCAPVTSQCGSAYTSSQQSVHPGQQSHQTSHVYMPISSPTTPQVPPYQSSNSAQPSIYSQYNIQNISTGSRKNQIEIKLESPQRNNSTLLRPSNSRTAPLPSISSQPIGRSQPTVYISASPPSCEEIVGRNQPTVYISANSTASDEPGLRNQPTVYISANPSSASSSRSSAGQISMGPQQGAFIQPAYIRHHPPKSRTAGNCNAATSPRVVVTQPNTKYTFKITVSPNKPPAISPGVASPTFEPSNLLSLPDHYAEPEPVQHLQLATDPASARDNRISEMRRMSAGSDDAAYTEALLVHQKARMDRLHRELELEKRKLDKLKSEVNEMESDLTQRRMKRSNSASQIPSLEEMQQLRSSNRQLQIDIDCITKEIDLFQSKGPHFNPSAIHNFYDNMGFRGPVPPKPKEQKTAVKLPKPIIDPEEDEGAHWNCSTCTFLNHPALIRCEQCEMPKHF; this is encoded by the exons ATGGCCCAGGGAAGCCAACAAATTGATATTCGGGTTCTGCATGACCTGCGGCAAAAGTTTCCTGAAGTACCTGAGTGTGTTGTCTCCAACTGTATACTGCAG AACGGTAACAATTTGGATGCTTGCTGTAAGTTCTTATCTCAAGAAAGCACCAAGTATCTTTATGGAGAAGGGGACCTGAATTTTTTGGATGAGTCCAGCATTTCTGGACTTCACAATCACATGTCTGAACTCAATCTCGATGTCCAGTCCCAGAATGTGTATCAGCGTTGGAAGGAAGGCAGTCAATTGAATGGAAGCCGAAAACTGCCTCATAGTGTCAGTGATGGGGCACTCCCGACTGCTCTAACTTGCTATGAGCCTACACAGGAACTGCAGGTAACACCAACTCAGTTGGCTGCaggtttgaatatgtttggaacgaTGGACATGAGTCGCAGCCCTTCTTCTCCCCAACAACTTGGACTTCTTCAGCCATTGGGCTCCAAGGGAATATCGAGTGCTGCCCAGCAAATGCCCAGGTTCAACCCAATTACTGTCACTCTGGCACCCAATCTTCAGACTGTCCATAACACTCCTACATCTTTGCACATACGTGGTGTGCCTCCGCCTTTACTTAATAGCCCTCAAGGTAACTCGATCTACATTAGACCTTATGTGACGTCACAAAGCAGTACAAGCCGCCAGATGTCGCAACAGCCTGGTTGGATATCTGGGCAGCATACCAGTGCTTCACAGTATGGTCACAATCAACAGCAGCAGGTCTTCCAGACTCCACAATACTCGCATCAGCAGCAGATGGAACAAGTGGCAGGCTACTGTGCCCCTGTTACTTCACAGTGTGGTTCAGCATATACCTCATCCCAACAGTCTGTACACCCAGGCCAGCAAAGCCACCAGACCTCTCATGTGTACATGCCTATCAGCTCCCCCACAACTCCTCAAGTTCCTCCATATCAGTCATCTAATAGTGCACAGCCTTCGATTTACAGTCAATATAACATTCAGAATATCTCAACAGGGTCAAGGAAAAACCAAATTGAGATCAAACTTGAATCGCCACAGAGGAATAATTCAACGCTGCTGCGCCCCTCCAACTCTCGCACAGCCCCTTTACCTTCCATCAGCAGTCAGCCTATCGGCAGGAGTCAACCCACGGTCTATATTTCTGCCAGCCCTCCATCATGCGAGGAAATAGTTGGGCGCAACCAGCCGACAGTCTATATCTCGGCAAACTCAACAGCCAGTGATGAGCCAGGCCTGCGAAATCAGCCCACTGTGTACATATCAGCAAATCCAAGTTCGGCATCCTCCTCCCGGAGTTCCGCAGGACAGATTAGCATGGGTCCACAGCAGGGTGCTTTCATTCAGCCCGCCTACATCCGTCATCACCCACCCAAGAGTCGCACTGCCGGCAATTGCAATGCTGCCACTTCTCCTCGAGTGGTGGTCACCCAACCCAATACCAAGTACACTTTTAAGATTACGGTTTCGCCAAACAAGCCACCTGCTATTTCCCCTGGGGTTGCATCGCCGACATTTGAACCTTCCAATCTCTTAAGCCTCCCCGATCATTACGCGGAGCCTGAACCTGTCCAGCATTTGCAGCTGGCAACCGATCCTGCTTCAGCTCGCGACAATCGGATCAGTGAGATGCGAAGAATGAGTGCGGGATCTGATGATGCTGCCTATACCGAAG CTTTATTAGTGCATCAGAAAGCCAGAATGGATCGATTGCATCGAGAACTTGAGTTGGAGAAGAGAAAGCTAGACAAACTGAAAAGTGAAGTTAATGAGATGGAAAGTGATCTCACCCAAAGGCGCATGAAACGATCAAATTCAGCCTCCCAAATCCCATCG TTAGAGGAAATGCAGCAGCTGCGAAGCAGTAACCGACAACTGCAGATCGATATCGACTGCATAACCAAAGAGATTGACCTGTTTCAAAGTAAAG GACCACACTTTAACCCCAGTGCTATCCACAATTTTTATGACAATATGGGATTTCGAGGTCCTGTGCCACCTAAACCAAAAG AACAGAAAACTGCAGTTAAACTACCAAAACCAATAATAGATCCGGAGGAGGATGAAGGGGCTCATTGGAACTGTAGCACCTGTACCTTCCTGAACCATCCAGCCCTGATTcgctgtgaacagtgtgaaatGCCCAAGCATTTCTGA